From the Ctenopharyngodon idella isolate HZGC_01 chromosome 3, HZGC01, whole genome shotgun sequence genome, one window contains:
- the pigq gene encoding phosphatidylinositol N-acetylglucosaminyltransferase subunit Q, producing the protein MVLKIFFPQCCNTADSGLLVGHWIPGHNSAVVLAVIHYPFIPGQVKKYLSQMQSQSEVDLTVLGSWSMPKEGKEGMDSFLKDLSTIFPQKCWLQLSREFGKRGFTCQVVQNNGKLLQDREQKNKDNSSDDSSEEDKIIFVHYDQRKVMLSQLHPVQEVSQKSDIEPSELRLVFQTVAQSQPLFFLDKYDDGPLKLTHWQSEGREASIIAELLKQASVPVCIFLTWLLSLWHWFCSFRILHFRPVLFISSKLSTCVQSGYRAVHFKTVFSPQRAATHMDFMRKANIFVSFLVDIALGLLLVSWLYRENRISKLANTLVPVADRVAKELQELLEWLMGAPAGLKMNRALDQVLGRFFLYHIHLWISYIHLMSPFIERILWYVGLSACLGLTFALSILSDIVALLTFHIYCFYVYGARLYCLKIYGLSSLWRLFRGKKWNVLRQRVDSCSYDLDQLFIGTLLFTILLFLLPTTALYYLVFTLLRLVVVLFQGVIHLSVDFINSFPLFAIGLRICRPYRLAEGVKFKVLCEEPGTPLHLMMEINPIKCSSVLQCYRTPTYSCYPKDSWAALCKKLFVGELIYPWKQKTTKMD; encoded by the exons ATGGTGCTGAAGATCTTCTTTCCCCAATGCTGCAATACTGCTGACAGCGGCCTGCTGGTTGGGCACTGGATACCAGGTCACAATTCTGCTGTGGTACTCGCCGTCATTCACTACCCATTCATACCGGGTCAGGTGAAGAAGTACTTGAGTCAGATGCAGAGCCAGTCTGAAGTGGATCTCACAGTCCTGGGTTCCTGGAGTATGCCCAAAGAAGGCAAAGAAGGAATGGACAGCTTCCTAAAAGACCTGAGTACCATCTTTCCACAGAAATGTTGGCTGCAGTTGAGTCGTGAATTTGGCAAAAGAGGCTTTACCTGCCAGGTGGTCCAAAACAATGGGAAACTTCTACAGGACCGGGAGCAGAAGAACAAAGATAACAGCAGCGATGACAGCAGCGAGGAAGATAAGATCATCTTCGTTCATTACGACCAGCGGAAGGTAATGCTGTCCCAGCTTCACCCTGTACAGGAGGTCAGCCAGAAGTCTGACATTGAGCCTTCAGAGCTGCGCTTGGTCTTCCAAACAGTGGCTCAAAGTCAGCCTCTCTTTTTCCTGGACAAATATGACGACGGGCCTCTCAAGCTCACCCACTGGCAGTCTGAAGGCAGAGAGGCTAGTATTATTGCAGAGCTTCTAAAACAAGCTTCTGTTCCGGTCTGCATCTTCCTAACGTGGCTGCTGTCTCTGTGGCACTGGTTTTGCAGCTTCAG GATTTTACATTTTCGCCCAGTGCTGTTCATCTCGAGCAAGCTGTCCACCTGTGTTCAGTCAGGGTACAGAGCAGTTCATTTCAAGACTGTTTTCTCCCCCCAAAGAGCTGCTACACACATGGATTTTATGAG AAAAGCAAACATTTTTGTGTCCTTTCTTGTGGACATAGCCCTTGGTTTGCTGCTTGTCTCATGGCTTTATAGGGAGAATCGTATCAGCAAATTAGCGAATACTCTGGTACCTGTGGCAGAT CGTGTGGCTAAAGAGCTCCAGGAGCTGTTAGAATGGCTGATGGGAGCTCCTGCTGGACTGAAGATGAACAGAGCTCTTGACCAGGTGCTGGGGAGATTCTTTCTCTACCACATCCATCTGTGGATCA GTTACATCCACCTGATGTCTCCTTTCATTGAGAGGATCCTGTGGTATGTTGGACTGTCAGCCTGCTTGGGATTGACCTTTGCTCTTTCCATACTGTCCGACATTGTGGCCCTCCTGACTTTTCACATCTACTGTTTTTATGTGTATGGGGCAAG ACTGTACTGTCTGAAGATCTATGGTCTCTCCTCCCTGTGGCGGCTCTTCAGGGGAAAGAAATGGAATGTACTGAGGCAGAGGGTTGACTCGTGCTCATACGACCTGGACCAG TTGTTCATTGGCACATTGCTCTTTACGATTCTGCTGTTCCTGCTTCCCACCACTGCCCTGTATTACCTGGTCTTCACCCTG CTGCGGCTGGTGGTGGTGTTGTTTCAGGGAGTGATTCACCTCAGTGTCGACTTTATCAACTCCTTCCCGCTGTTCGCCATCGGTCTACGTATCTGCAGACCATACAGACTGGCAG AGGGGGTTAAATTCAAGGTGCTTTGTGAGGAGCCAGGAACTCCTTTACACCTGATGATGGAG ATCAACCCAATAAAGTGTAGCTCTGTACTACAGTGTTACCGTACGCCCACCTATAGCTGTTACCCTAAAGATTCCTGGGCCGCATTGTGCAAGAAACTGTTTGTGGGAGAACTCATTTACCCCTGGAAGCAGAAGACTACCAAGATGGACTAA
- the socs1a gene encoding suppressor of cytokine signaling 1a, whose protein sequence is MVAHSTVEGNQGTEEPQVSTEPSPEVSQSQRSRPSQQAAILQTHFRPFNYARDFKIIAKTTSMLEESGFYWGPMTVEEAHQKLKKEPVGTFLIRDSRQSDVFFTLSYKGQHGPVSVRITFKNSKFSLTGSKESFDSLFKLLEHYISSPKKGLVRPYRKEPVQSLQQLCRRRIIETCDGKDIDRIPVHPILKDFLHAFPHPL, encoded by the coding sequence ATGGTGGCGCACAGTACAGTGGAAGGGAATCAAGGCACAGAAGAACCCCAAGTGAGCACAGAACCCTCCCCAGAGGTCTCCCAATCCCAAAGGTCCAGACCCAGCCAGCAGGCAGCCATtttacagacacatttcagACCCTTCAACTATGCGAGAGACTTCAAGATCATCGCAAAGACCACCTCAATGCTAGAGGAGAGTGGCTTCTATTGGGGTCCCATGACTGTAGAGGAGGCACATCAGAAGCTGAAGAAAGAGCCAGTCGGAACTTTCCTGATCCGGGACAGTCGACAGAGCGACGTGTTCTTTACGCTGAGTTACAAAGGACAACACGGTCCCGTGAGTGTCCGGATTACCTTCAAGAATTCCAAATTCAGCCTGACCGGCAGCAAGGAATCTTTTGACTCTCTTTTCAAACTGCTGGAACACTACATCAGTTCCCCGAAGAAGGGTCTCGTCAGGCCCTACAGGAAAGAACCAGTGCAGTCCCTGCAGCAACTGTGCCGCAGACGGATTATCGAAACATGCGACGGAAAAGACATCGACCGCATCCCTGTGCACCCAATCCTCAAAGACTTCCTCCATGCCTTCCCTCATCCGCTATGA